The following coding sequences are from one Salvia miltiorrhiza cultivar Shanhuang (shh) unplaced genomic scaffold, IMPLAD_Smil_shh original_scaffold_419_1, whole genome shotgun sequence window:
- the LOC131004562 gene encoding uncharacterized protein LOC131004562: MRAESYQGIVQSITSNGVISAKSVGKRVLLPKTFTGGSRDLRCRYMNALALVAKFGRPDIFLTMTCNPKWVEIQSELFPVEKSHNRADLYARVFRAKNEELKKEIVKDSLFGVVAAYFYVIEFQKRGLPHVHWLIILQPRYKVTSTEAYDRFVSAEIPDLDLTPHLHSCVINHMMHGPCGELNPKNACMIGEKCKSYYPKEFKSNTEHRLDSYPDYKRRDDGKKVLVRGKWLDNRWMVPYNAYLLAKFDCHINVQVCTDVRSVKYLYKYVCKGNDQIAYNIVDVESTEPIDEISDFQKSRWLCAPEAMWRIYGFDIFDMYPSVLQLHVHLSGYQQVFFAANQSLPKIVDSDRANRTQLTEFFEMNKFVEVAALNLLYREFVEHFVWSLQTRRWTPRSRLGTIGRLVSVNITEVERFYLRLLLNHVRAPTSFEDLRTSNGVLFLSFREAALDRGLLDSDNDVRHAIQEAATYQMPSALRKLFAIILVFNSPSDPKNLWIEFREALSADIIRDYLLDHAEGYRLSLRSIDSLLQVMGHGIDEYSVVDYIVGLTREEINSREFAAEINMPIAESDLASVGRFNERQCFAYLEIMSSLATPIGSGFFIDGPSGTGKTFLYKAILTTVRSTGDIAVTTGHN; this comes from the coding sequence ATGAGGGCTGAATCGTATCAAGGGATAGTTCAGAGTATAACATCTAATGGTGTTATTAGCGCAAAATCTGTTGGTAAGCGTGTTCTTCTTCCTAAGACCTTTACAGGTGGCTCGCGTGATCTACGTTGTCGTTACATGAATGCGTTGGCACTTGTCGCAAAATTTGGACGCCCGGATATTTTTCTCACAATGACTTGTAATCCAAAGTGGGTGGAAATTCAAAGTGAATTATTTCCTGTTGAGAAAAGTCATAATAGAGCTGATTTGTATGCAAGAGTTTTTAGGGCCAAAAATGAGGAactaaaaaaggaaattgtaAAAGACTCTTTGTTCGGGGTAGTTGCTGCTTATTTTTATGTGATTGAATTTCAAAAAAGAGGCCTTCCACATGTTCATTGGTTGATAATATTGCAACCACGATATAAGGTAACTTCAACTGAGGCCTATGATCGATTTGTATCAGCTGAGATTCCAGATCTTGACCTGACTCCGCATCTACATTCTTGTGTTATCAATCATATGATGCATGGGCCATGTGGTGAACTCAACCCAAAGAATGCATGCATGATAGGGGAAAAATGCAAAAGTTATTATCCAAAAGAGTTTAAGTCAAACACTGAACATCGGTTGGACTCATACCCCGACTACAAGCGTAGAGATGATGGAAAAAAGGTTTTGGTGCGTGGCAAGTGGTTGGATAACAGATGGATGGTCCCTTATAATGCTTATTTGTTGGCAAAGTTTGATTGCCATATTAACGTCCAGGTTTGTACAGATGTTAGATCAGTGAAGTATCTTTACAAATATGTTTGTAAGGGTAATGATCAAATAGCATACAATATTGTTGATGTTGAATCTACTGAGCCAATAGATGAGATTTCTGATTTTCAAAAGTCACGGTGGCTTTGTGCTCCGGAAGCTATGTGGCGAATTTATGGATTTGATATTTTTGATATGTATCCATCAGTTTTGCAATTACACGTTCATTTGTCGGGGTATCAGCAGGTTTTCTTCGCGGCCAACCAATCTCTTCCGAAAATTGTAGATTCTGATCGTGCTAACAGGACACAACTTACAGAGTTTTTTGAGATGAATAAATTTGTTGAAGTTGCAGCACTAAATTTATTGTATCGGGAATTTGTTGAACATTTTGTATGGAGCTTACAAACTAGGAGGTGGACACCGCGCTCTAGGTTAGGGACAATCGGTAGACTTGTCTCGGTCAATATTACAGAAGTGGAGCGTTTTTATTTAAGGTTGTTGCTGAATCATGTTAGGGCTCCAACatcttttgaagatttgagaacATCAAATGGCGTATTGTTTTTGTCCTTTCGCGAGGCAGCTCTTGATAGAGGCTTGTTGGATTCTGACAACGATGTTAGGCATGCGATTCAGGAAGCTGCAACTTATCAAATGCCGTCTGCTCTGCGAAAATTATTTGCGATTATTCTTGTTTTTAATTCCCCTTCTGATCCCAAAAATCTGTGGATTGAATTTAGAGAAGCTTTATCTGCTGATATAATACGGGATTATCTGTTAGACCATGCAGAGGGTTATCGGTTATCTTTAAGGTCCATTGATTCTTTGTTGCAAGTGATGGGTCATGGGATAGATGAGTACTCTGTGGTTGATTATATAGTTGGGTTGACTCGTGAAGAGATAAATAGTCGTGAGTTTGCAGCAGAAATTAATATGCCGATTGCAGAATCTGATTTAGCTTCGGTGGGTCGTTTTAATGAAAGACAATGCTTTGCTTATCTTGAGATAATGTCCAGTCTTGCTACACCAATTGGGTCAGGCTTTTTCATTGATGGTCCTAGTGGCACTGGAAAGACATTTTTATATAAGGCAATCTTGACCACTGTTCGTTCAACTGGTGACATTgctgtcacgaccggacataattaa